The Streptomyces sp. NBC_00440 genome contains a region encoding:
- a CDS encoding DNA-3-methyladenine glycosylase 2 family protein, which yields MDEETRYEAVSSRDARFDGEFFFAVRTTGIYCRPSCPAVTPKRRNVRFYPTAAAAQGSGFRACRRCRPDAVPGSAAWNIRADVVGRAMRMIGDGVVDREGVPGLAVRLGYSTRQVQRQLTAEVGAGPVALARAQRSHTARVLLQTTGLPVTEIAFASGFASVRQFNDTIRKIYARTPSELRAEAATVVPGAAAGTAAGIPLRLAHRGPYAAREAFDLLARETIPRIEEVLGTSGSRTYRRTLRLPYGSGIAAVSERSAGRWLDARIHLTDLRDLTTAVQRLRRLFDLDADPYAIDERLSADPRLAPLVARRPGLRSPGAAEPEEFAVRALAGREKSQWLVERYGTALDQPCGGLTHLFPAPAELLADEPSLGAVSGVRLDPGADRDEAEQALLALPGMTPRAAALIRMRALGDPDVALAGEPGAEIWRPWRSYALRHIWLDQP from the coding sequence ATGGATGAAGAGACCAGGTACGAGGCGGTGAGCAGCCGCGACGCGCGCTTCGACGGGGAGTTCTTCTTCGCGGTGCGCACCACCGGGATCTACTGCCGGCCCAGCTGCCCGGCGGTGACCCCCAAACGCCGGAACGTCCGTTTCTACCCGACGGCGGCGGCGGCCCAGGGCAGCGGATTCCGCGCCTGCCGCCGCTGCCGGCCGGACGCCGTGCCCGGTTCCGCCGCCTGGAACATCCGCGCCGACGTCGTCGGCCGCGCCATGCGCATGATCGGGGACGGGGTGGTCGACCGCGAGGGTGTGCCGGGCCTCGCGGTACGGCTCGGGTACAGCACCCGGCAGGTCCAGCGGCAGCTGACCGCCGAGGTCGGCGCGGGTCCGGTGGCGCTGGCCCGCGCACAGCGCTCGCACACCGCGCGCGTCCTGCTCCAGACCACCGGACTGCCGGTCACGGAGATCGCGTTCGCGTCCGGTTTCGCGAGCGTGCGGCAGTTCAACGACACCATCCGGAAGATCTACGCCCGCACGCCGAGCGAGCTGCGGGCCGAGGCCGCCACCGTCGTGCCGGGGGCCGCCGCCGGGACGGCTGCCGGTATCCCGCTGCGCCTCGCCCACCGCGGCCCCTACGCGGCACGGGAGGCCTTCGACCTGCTGGCACGGGAGACGATCCCGCGGATCGAGGAGGTGCTCGGCACGTCCGGCTCCCGCACCTACCGGCGCACCCTGCGGCTGCCGTACGGCTCGGGCATCGCCGCTGTCAGCGAGCGGTCGGCCGGGCGCTGGCTGGACGCGCGGATCCACCTCACCGATCTGCGGGACCTGACCACCGCCGTGCAGCGCCTGCGCCGGCTCTTCGACCTGGACGCCGATCCGTACGCCATCGACGAACGGCTCTCCGCCGACCCGCGCCTCGCACCGCTCGTCGCGCGCCGCCCGGGGCTGCGCTCGCCCGGTGCCGCGGAGCCCGAGGAGTTCGCGGTACGGGCGCTGGCCGGGCGGGAGAAGTCGCAGTGGCTGGTCGAGCGCTACGGCACAGCACTCGACCAGCCCTGCGGCGGCCTCACCCACCTCTTCCCCGCACCGGCCGAACTCTTGGCCGACGAGCCGTCGCTGGGCGCCGTGTCCGGCGTACGTCTCGACCCGGGGGCCGACCGCGACGAAGCCGAACAGGCGCTTCTCGCGCTGCCCGGCATGACCCCGCGGGCGGCGGCACTGATCCGGATGCGGGCGCTCGGCGACCCCGATGTGGCGCTCGCCGGTGAGCCGGGCGCGGAGATCTGGCGGCCCTGGCGCTCGTACGCCCTGCGGCACATCTGGCTCGATCAGCCGTGA
- a CDS encoding PPOX class F420-dependent oxidoreductase, with protein MSEFTDAERAYLATQRLGRLATVDPRGQPQANPVGFFPQEDGTILIGGYALGTTKKWRNLQANPKVALVVDDIVSVQPWSVRGVDIRGEAELLTGPHELGPHFSDELIRIRPTKIHSWGLE; from the coding sequence ATGAGTGAATTCACCGATGCCGAACGCGCGTATCTCGCCACCCAGCGCCTGGGAAGGCTGGCCACCGTCGACCCCAGGGGGCAGCCGCAGGCGAACCCGGTCGGCTTCTTTCCGCAGGAGGACGGGACGATCCTGATCGGCGGGTACGCCCTCGGCACCACCAAGAAGTGGCGGAATCTGCAGGCCAACCCGAAGGTCGCGCTGGTCGTGGACGACATCGTGAGTGTGCAGCCGTGGTCGGTGCGCGGGGTGGACATCAGAGGTGAGGCCGAGCTGCTGACCGGGCCGCACGAGCTGGGCCCGCACTTCAGCGACGAGCTGATCCGCATCCGCCCCACGAAGATCCACAGCTGGGGCCTGGAGTGA
- a CDS encoding toxin-antitoxin system HicB family antitoxin, protein MDLTPYVDTLRRELAVAAEAGGEEARELAERLTAPLESATRLAMLNVLSAAMDEITRELAPGSVDVRLRGLDPDFVVTRPAGGEAYEDRSGPAELLKAPAPADGDDGGTARVNLRLPAHLKARAEEAASREGLSVNAWLVRAVSAAVDGGAPSRTTEKTRTTRSTGQSFTGWVR, encoded by the coding sequence ATGGACCTCACGCCGTATGTCGACACACTCCGCCGCGAACTCGCGGTGGCCGCCGAAGCCGGCGGCGAGGAAGCCCGCGAGCTGGCCGAGCGGCTCACCGCTCCCCTGGAGTCGGCGACCCGACTGGCGATGCTCAATGTGCTCTCCGCCGCGATGGACGAGATCACTCGTGAACTCGCCCCCGGGTCGGTCGACGTACGACTGCGCGGGCTCGACCCCGACTTCGTGGTGACGCGGCCGGCGGGCGGCGAGGCGTACGAGGACAGGAGCGGGCCCGCCGAGCTGCTCAAGGCCCCGGCACCCGCCGACGGCGACGACGGCGGCACCGCCCGTGTCAATCTGCGCCTGCCCGCCCACCTCAAGGCGCGGGCCGAGGAGGCCGCGAGCCGCGAGGGTCTGTCGGTCAACGCGTGGCTGGTACGAGCCGTGTCGGCCGCGGTCGACGGCGGCGCCCCGTCGCGTACGACGGAGAAGACCCGCACCACCCGGAGTACCGGACAGAGCTTCACGGGCTGGGTGCGCTAG
- a CDS encoding DUF4097 family beta strand repeat-containing protein produces MPTFDAPFATPEPISATAQVDAGSIRFIATDRVDTVVDVQPRDPKRNQDVRVAEQTEVRYASGLLTIRTPKQRYIIGRTGSVDVTVELPTGSRVDMTGAWAQVYGEGRLGEVRVKTSSGDVRFDTTGPLHVAASHGSITVDRVEGPAEMATSSGSMRIGTIEGAAVLKNSHGSTTVGDAMGELRVNGSNGDISIERARTSVTAATANGAVRVGDVSCGTVKLETSHGAIEIGIREGTAAWVDAGSGFGKVHNALGASDSPDKTEDTVEVRARTSYGNIDIRRARA; encoded by the coding sequence ATGCCTACTTTCGACGCTCCTTTCGCCACCCCCGAACCGATCTCGGCCACCGCCCAGGTGGACGCCGGATCCATCCGGTTCATCGCGACCGACCGTGTCGACACCGTCGTCGATGTGCAGCCCCGTGATCCGAAGAGGAACCAGGACGTACGGGTCGCCGAGCAGACCGAAGTGCGGTACGCGAGCGGTCTGCTGACCATCAGGACGCCCAAGCAGCGCTACATCATCGGGCGCACCGGCAGCGTCGACGTGACGGTCGAACTGCCCACGGGCTCGCGGGTGGACATGACCGGCGCCTGGGCCCAGGTGTACGGCGAGGGCCGGCTCGGCGAGGTCCGTGTGAAGACCTCGTCGGGCGACGTCCGCTTCGACACCACCGGGCCGCTGCATGTGGCGGCGTCCCACGGCAGTATCACCGTGGACCGCGTCGAGGGCCCCGCGGAGATGGCCACCAGCTCCGGCAGCATGCGCATCGGCACCATCGAAGGCGCCGCCGTCCTGAAGAACTCGCACGGCTCCACGACCGTCGGTGACGCGATGGGCGAACTGCGGGTCAACGGCTCCAACGGCGACATCTCCATCGAGCGCGCCCGGACCTCGGTCACCGCGGCCACGGCCAACGGCGCCGTGCGCGTCGGCGATGTCTCCTGCGGCACCGTCAAGTTGGAGACCTCCCACGGTGCCATCGAGATCGGCATCCGTGAGGGCACGGCCGCCTGGGTCGACGCCGGCTCGGGTTTCGGCAAGGTGCACAACGCGCTCGGGGCGTCCGACAGCCCGGACAAGACCGAGGACACCGTCGAGGTCAGGGCCCGTACGAGCTACGGCAACATCGACATCCGCCGCGCCCGGGCCTGA
- a CDS encoding ATP-binding cassette domain-containing protein, translating into MPTLRRGGQQPAAAVFATDLCKSYGDKTVLDGIDLRIPPGTVFALLGPNGAGKTTTVQILSTLISADSGRAQVAGHDVVTSPDGVRAAIGVTGQFAALDDLLTAEENLLLMADLLRLGKREGRKRAGELLERFEIADVAHKRAAFFSGGMRRRLDLAMTLVGDPQVIFLDEPTTGLDPRSRRTMWETVRSLVAGGVTVFLTTQYLEEADQLADRIAVLDRGRIVAEGTADELKAQIPGSHVRLRFSGPDEYERAAAAFPGAARDDDQLALRVAGDGGLDALRALFDRLDTAGIRATGFSVHTPDLDDVFLALTGGGSTNTALHVKETHVNEAHVKETAR; encoded by the coding sequence ATGCCCACGCTCAGGCGGGGAGGTCAGCAGCCGGCCGCCGCCGTCTTCGCCACCGATCTGTGCAAGTCGTACGGCGACAAGACCGTCCTCGACGGCATCGATCTGCGGATCCCGCCCGGCACCGTGTTCGCGCTGCTCGGGCCGAACGGCGCCGGCAAGACCACCACCGTGCAGATCCTGTCCACGCTCATCTCCGCCGACAGCGGCCGGGCCCAGGTCGCCGGCCACGACGTCGTCACGTCGCCGGACGGTGTGCGCGCGGCGATCGGCGTCACCGGGCAGTTCGCCGCACTCGACGACCTGCTCACCGCCGAGGAGAATCTGCTTCTCATGGCCGACCTGCTGCGCCTCGGCAAGCGCGAAGGACGCAAGCGGGCGGGGGAGTTGCTGGAGCGGTTCGAGATCGCCGACGTCGCGCACAAGCGCGCCGCGTTCTTCTCCGGAGGGATGCGGCGCCGGCTCGACCTCGCCATGACGCTGGTCGGCGACCCCCAGGTGATCTTCCTCGACGAACCGACGACCGGTCTTGACCCGCGCAGCCGCCGCACCATGTGGGAAACCGTGCGATCGCTGGTCGCCGGCGGCGTCACCGTCTTCCTCACCACCCAGTACCTGGAGGAGGCCGACCAGTTGGCGGACCGGATCGCGGTGCTCGACCGCGGGCGGATCGTCGCCGAGGGGACGGCCGACGAGCTCAAGGCACAGATCCCCGGCAGTCATGTACGCCTGCGGTTCAGCGGCCCCGACGAGTACGAGCGCGCAGCCGCCGCCTTCCCCGGCGCGGCCCGGGACGACGACCAGCTCGCCCTGCGCGTCGCGGGCGACGGCGGCCTCGATGCGCTGCGCGCCCTGTTCGACCGGCTCGACACAGCCGGTATCCGTGCCACCGGCTTCTCCGTGCACACCCCGGACCTCGACGACGTGTTCCTCGCGCTGACCGGCGGCGGCAGCACCAACACCGCGCTCCATGTGAAGGAGACCCACGTGAACGAGGCCCATGTGAAGGAGACCGCGCGATGA
- a CDS encoding ABC transporter permease produces MSTLTYAVHDSMTMLRRNVKHAIRYPSVGLGSAMTPILMLLLFVYAFGDSIGAGIGGGRDAYLNYLTPGIIIMGVAAGSMSTSIAVCTDMTEGIINRFRTMNITRSSFMTGHVIGSVVQTMLSAVLVVGVALAVGFRSGATPLEWLAAAGLLAAIAFAVTWLSTALGLISKTVESASNKPLLVQFLPFLGSAFVPAGSMSPGLRWFAEYQPFTPMTETLRGLLSGSEIGNDGWISLAWCAGIALVGYVWARSLFNSSTKR; encoded by the coding sequence ATGAGCACCCTCACCTACGCCGTGCACGACTCGATGACGATGCTGCGGCGGAACGTGAAGCACGCGATCCGCTATCCGTCCGTGGGGCTCGGCAGCGCCATGACGCCGATCCTGATGCTGCTGCTGTTCGTGTACGCCTTCGGCGACTCGATCGGCGCCGGCATCGGCGGCGGCCGGGACGCGTATCTGAACTATCTGACGCCCGGCATCATCATCATGGGGGTGGCCGCCGGCTCGATGTCGACCTCGATCGCGGTCTGCACCGACATGACCGAGGGCATCATCAACCGCTTCCGCACCATGAACATCACGCGCTCGTCGTTCATGACGGGGCATGTCATCGGCAGCGTCGTCCAGACGATGCTGAGCGCCGTGCTGGTCGTCGGTGTCGCGCTCGCCGTCGGCTTCCGGTCCGGGGCGACCCCGCTGGAGTGGCTGGCCGCGGCCGGCCTCCTCGCGGCCATCGCCTTCGCGGTGACCTGGCTGTCCACGGCGCTCGGTCTGATCTCCAAGACCGTCGAGTCGGCGAGCAACAAGCCGTTGCTCGTCCAGTTCCTGCCGTTCCTCGGCTCGGCGTTCGTGCCGGCCGGGTCGATGTCGCCGGGCTTGCGCTGGTTCGCCGAGTACCAGCCCTTCACGCCGATGACCGAGACGCTGCGAGGCCTGCTCTCCGGCTCGGAGATCGGCAACGACGGCTGGATCTCGCTCGCCTGGTGCGCCGGTATCGCCCTGGTCGGCTACGTCTGGGCGCGGTCGCTCTTCAACAGCAGCACCAAGCGCTGA